The Rhodothermales bacterium genomic sequence CAGATTCTGACCGAACTGTTGCATGTAGGGTGTGGCCCGCGGCGGAATGGCGTCCACGAGGATCAGCCGCGCCGCGCGGTCCGGGTGCGATCGAGCGTAATGCGCGGCGAGGCCCGCACCCCAGGAGTGTCCGAGGAGGGTCACGCGCGTCAGCCCAAAATGTCCCCGAACGGCCTCAAGATCCCTGATATGATCGGCGAGCCGCAACCGCATGGAGTCCGTCAGAACCGTCGACCGACCCGCGCCTCGCTGATCGTAAAAGATCAACGCGTGGTTCCGCGAGAGGAGATCGAGGTCCGGAGCCAAATAGGCTGAGCTGAGGCCAGGCCCACCGTGAAGCACGATGAGGGTGTCCGGTCCGCTACCCAACAACTGGTAGTGCAGCCGTACCCCGTCGTCGGTCAGCACATGTCCCTCGTGCACCTGTTCGAGCGGCACCGGCAGGCCCTGACATCCGGCGCTTGCCGCGATCAATAGCACGGTCCCCACTACATAAATCATTCGTTCCATGGCTCCAACTCCCTGTTGTAGGCATAACTAATAATATCCAGTCCTTGTCAAGATATCACACCCGGGCTGCCGGATGCAACGACGGGCAGAATAAAGTGCTTACGGCGAAGGTACGTTTCCTATTGAGCCGTTGTCTGGATAAGAGGATTATGACCTCCCTCCTGCCGACATCCAGGGAAATCCCACCTCTTCGACTGCCATGGAACACCGCCGTCCACCCGAGCCAAAGGTGCTTTCCCGGCTCCACGAAGCCTGCCGGCTTCGCCACCTGAGTCCGCGAACCGAAAAAGCGTACGCCAGCTGGATTCGACGCTGCGCCCACTACGACAACCTGCGCCACCCGGCCATAATGGGTGCGCGCGAAATCAAGCAATCCTCTCCCACCTCACCGCTCACTGCCATGTCTCGGCATCCACACAGAACCAGGCACTCAACGCACGGCTCTTTCTCTACCGCCATGTGCTCGGCCGCATCGTCGACTTCTGGACCTCAAGGTCGCTCGGTGTCGATTCGGCGATCTTACAAAGTCGCATGACCGCCTCGAACAGGATGCCCTGCAGCTCCTCCAGCGATCCCGTTTTCCGTTTCCTGGGCCCGGCCATGATGTGAAGTTGAGTTAGTACGGCTTAAGATCTTGTAATATAAAGATTAAATCCCGTATACCCCCCAGGGGGGCATTTCCCCGTGGTCAACATATGCTCAATATCAGGGAACGAGGATGCGGAGAAGTGCGCAATCTTGCCGGGAGGGGCCGAAACGAGAAACGCCCCAACTCTGCCGTTTCGGGCAAAATTGAGGCGTTTTCTTAGGGTGGTCAGGGAGGGAGTGTTGTTGTAGCCTTTTTAGGACACTTTTGAGGGGGTGAAATGCCCAAATTTGCGCTAAAAAGGCACATTGTGTATCTTGAGGCCGTCCAGATCCTTCGGAAAACAGGGAAAAACCTTTAGTTATACTTTTAGTTGTTTTCCGGTATGTAACGCATGAATGCATCCTATGGCGACGATCTCAATTGTCCGCTACCCGGGCATGAAAAATCACGAGGGAACGGTCCCGCTCTATCTCCGCGCGTCAGCGGGTAACAAGGTTCGATACGCCTCGCTCAACGTGCGCATACCGGAAGCCGACTGGAACAGTCGGACCGAGCAGGTTCGAAAAACCAACCCCCACCACGCAAACCTGAACCGGTACTTGCTGGATGTGAAGTCGGAGGCGCAGGCCGTCCTGGCCGAGTTATTGGCCAAGGGACAACAGGTGACGGCCGCGCGGCTCCGCGACGGACTCCGCTCGAAGATCGACCCGGAAGAGGAGCAGAACGCCGGCGATTTCCTGGCGTACGCCATGGAGCTTTGTAATGAATACGAACGGCGGGGGCAGATTTCAACGTTCGAGAGCTACCGTACCTCCGTCCTTCAGCTGCGTGACTTCATGAAGGCCAGGTATGGCCGAGCGGAACTACCGTTCGAGGAAATCACTGTGACGCTGCTGCGAGGCTTCGAGACGTATCTACACGAAACGGTGAAGAGCGCGATCAACACCGTTCACAAGCGGATGCGATCGATTCGCACGCTGCTCTATACATCCATTCGAGACGGCCGCTTTCCCCAGGAGCAAAACCCATTTTTTCAGCTCAAGCTGAAGTCAGCCAAAGTGGAGAAGGGCCGTCTTTCCATCGAGGAAATTGAAGCCATCGAACGT encodes the following:
- a CDS encoding alpha/beta hydrolase, translated to MERMIYVVGTVLLIAASAGCQGLPVPLEQVHEGHVLTDDGVRLHYQLLGSGPDTLIVLHGGPGLSSAYLAPDLDLLSRNHALIFYDQRGAGRSTVLTDSMRLRLADHIRDLEAVRGHFGLTRVTLLGHSWGAGLAAHYARSHPDRAARLILVDAIPPRATPYMQQFGQNLHAWMDSTTAARVATLAEARRDASDPVAACRAYWSVFARGYFADPHDTALHARMRGDVCDAPPEAIRNGGLVYASVLGPMGDWDWRADFGDARVPVLIIHGDKDPIPAVSAAEWEAAFPEARLVLVEGSGHFPHLEQADAFLRHVEEFLR
- a CDS encoding site-specific integrase codes for the protein MATISIVRYPGMKNHEGTVPLYLRASAGNKVRYASLNVRIPEADWNSRTEQVRKTNPHHANLNRYLLDVKSEAQAVLAELLAKGQQVTAARLRDGLRSKIDPEEEQNAGDFLAYAMELCNEYERRGQISTFESYRTSVLQLRDFMKARYGRAELPFEEITVTLLRGFETYLHETVKSAINTVHKRMRSIRTLLYTSIRDGRFPQEQNPFFQLKLKSAKVEKGRLSIEEIEAIERLELPAHSPIWHTRNSFLFAFYAGGMRFSDVVLLQWRHVQGDRLSYKMKKTNEATSIALVPPALKILEFYADRRTSPYGSVFPMIDGYDTSTQRDLHNAISSRNSLANKYLKQIQQKLGIQTRLSFHLARHSLADYLRRKGWSIYDISKVLAHANVRVTEQYLRGFDSEDLDEKMRSVF